Proteins from one Gimesia maris genomic window:
- a CDS encoding DUF1559 domain-containing protein, producing the protein MMQRRGFTLIELLVVIAIIAVLIALLLPAVQQAREAARRSSCKNNLKQLGIALHNYHEAHSVFPPGWTVPQFMSSGGTPVPSNDHRYVGHNPAWGIYLLPFLDQAPLYNLQSFDNSDYQSYAHGGSFVSGHGLLRAPNSTNQLGITLAVFSCPSDTQFNKGTTINGYGRSSYVSCRGNINNYGQATSMNPMPGVFYTNSATRFRDIIDGTSNTIALGEVSNNQYTEVDSSSIYETGGAWGGIGIHKRYTLVSRNTNSTRPINRSTPDDDGVYPFVVDSDGFGSLHTGGAHFTLCDGSVRFISENVSIAIYGNLGDRADGKVLGEF; encoded by the coding sequence ATGATGCAACGTCGTGGATTTACGCTGATCGAATTGTTGGTGGTCATAGCCATCATTGCTGTTTTAATTGCGCTTTTACTCCCTGCGGTCCAGCAGGCGAGGGAAGCGGCTCGTCGCTCCAGTTGCAAAAACAATCTGAAACAACTGGGTATCGCTCTGCATAATTATCATGAAGCCCACTCGGTGTTTCCTCCCGGCTGGACTGTTCCACAGTTTATGTCTTCGGGAGGGACTCCGGTTCCCAGTAATGATCATCGTTATGTGGGCCATAACCCCGCCTGGGGGATCTACCTGCTTCCGTTTCTGGATCAGGCGCCGCTGTATAACCTGCAGAGTTTTGACAACAGCGATTACCAGTCGTATGCCCACGGGGGCTCATTCGTGTCAGGCCATGGTCTGTTACGGGCACCAAACAGTACCAACCAACTGGGCATCACACTAGCGGTGTTTTCCTGTCCGTCTGACACACAGTTCAATAAAGGTACAACGATCAACGGTTACGGCCGCTCCAGTTATGTCAGCTGTCGAGGTAACATCAATAATTATGGACAAGCGACCTCAATGAACCCGATGCCCGGGGTGTTTTACACAAATTCAGCCACTCGCTTTCGTGATATCATCGATGGCACGAGTAATACCATTGCATTAGGCGAAGTCAGTAACAATCAATACACCGAAGTCGACAGCAGTTCCATCTACGAAACAGGCGGTGCCTGGGGCGGAATCGGGATTCACAAACGCTACACACTGGTCTCCCGCAATACAAATTCGACGCGTCCCATCAATCGCAGTACGCCCGACGATGACGGCGTCTATCCCTTTGTCGTCGACAGTGACGGCTTTGGCAGTCTGCACACGGGCGGGGCGCATTTCACACTCTGCGATGGCAGCGTGCGGTTCATCAGCGAAAACGTCAGCATCGCCATCTATGGGAACCTGGGCGACCGGGCGGACGGTAAAGTTCTGGGCGAATTCTAA
- a CDS encoding MGH1-like glycoside hydrolase domain-containing protein: MSEVEWDRLVTESEREPGANWKRWGPYLAERQWGTVRESTADGDPWLNFTHEGATWRTYRWGEDGLLGICDRQCRLCFSLTLWNGKDPILKERLFGLTGPEGNHGEDVKEAYYYLDSTPSHSYLKALYKYPQAEFPYAKLREENAKRSRQEQEYELTNTGIFDEARYFDVEIEYAKAADEDILIRITVFNRGPEAAPLHLLPTWWFRNTWSWGETLERPRQKPSLAKLEADRLLAKHESLGDFQLIADAGPDGELPQWMFTENETNTWRFDDPDSKRPSCKDAFHLAVVEGIEGVLNTRPRGTKSAAHYQCMVPAGESVEFRFRMAAVDKLPTEAFGSGFDDVFAQRIDEADRYARSLVAPGLSADEEQIMRQANAGLLWTKQFYHYVIPRWLKNPRKGEDETPSPGLPSPRNADWGHLYNRNIISMPDKWEYPWYAAWDSAFHLVPFSKIDPYFAKEQAILFLREWYMHPNGQLPAYEWNFSDVNPPVHAWACWRVYQMTASNGDRDRNFLERVFQKLLLNFTWWVNRKDIRGKHVFSGGFLGLDNIGIFDRSKPLPTGGHLEQADGTAWMAFYCSSMLSIAFELADGNPAYEDMASKFFEHYVSIAEAMNSLDGTGLWDEEDGFYYDHLHLDGRSIPLKIRSIVGLIPLFTVDVLFDETIDKLPGFRKRMDWFLKSRPDLTRFMTYMERDQETENCGRRLLAIPTRERLLRMLRYLLDEDEFLSNYGIRSLSKFHEEHPFEYDLNGERLRVQYMPAESDSGLFGGNSNWRGPIWFPLNYLLIEALERYHLFYGKSLRVECPTRSGNYMDLQEVADEIRKRLSNLFLSKEDGGRPSYARTDSLLNDPHWRDLVLFYEYFDAETGRGLGASHQTGWTALISPILGTLASRCKQDEHNNESAPGAMQPADSD, encoded by the coding sequence ATGTCTGAAGTAGAATGGGATCGTCTTGTCACCGAATCGGAGCGTGAGCCTGGTGCCAACTGGAAACGCTGGGGGCCTTACCTGGCAGAGCGTCAGTGGGGAACAGTAAGGGAAAGCACCGCCGATGGTGACCCCTGGCTGAATTTTACCCATGAAGGAGCAACCTGGCGGACGTATCGCTGGGGGGAAGATGGTCTGCTGGGAATCTGTGACCGGCAATGTCGCCTCTGTTTCAGCCTGACTTTGTGGAATGGAAAAGACCCGATTCTGAAAGAGCGGCTGTTCGGGCTCACCGGGCCGGAAGGCAACCATGGGGAAGACGTCAAAGAGGCCTATTACTACCTGGATTCAACACCTTCGCATTCATATCTGAAAGCCCTCTATAAATATCCCCAGGCGGAATTTCCTTATGCGAAGCTCCGCGAAGAAAATGCGAAGCGTTCTCGCCAGGAACAAGAATACGAATTAACCAATACCGGTATCTTTGACGAAGCACGTTACTTTGATGTTGAGATTGAATACGCCAAGGCGGCTGACGAAGATATCCTGATTCGCATTACCGTATTTAACCGCGGGCCGGAAGCGGCACCGCTGCATTTGCTGCCAACCTGGTGGTTTCGTAATACGTGGAGCTGGGGAGAAACTCTGGAGCGGCCCAGACAAAAGCCGAGCCTGGCGAAGCTCGAAGCGGACCGGTTGCTGGCGAAGCATGAATCACTGGGCGATTTTCAGTTGATTGCTGATGCCGGACCGGACGGAGAACTCCCACAGTGGATGTTTACTGAAAACGAAACAAATACCTGGCGGTTCGATGACCCTGACAGCAAGCGTCCTTCCTGCAAAGATGCGTTCCATCTGGCGGTAGTGGAAGGCATCGAAGGTGTGTTGAACACTCGACCCAGGGGAACGAAATCTGCCGCCCATTATCAGTGTATGGTTCCCGCTGGCGAGTCTGTCGAATTTCGCTTTCGCATGGCAGCGGTTGATAAGCTGCCGACCGAAGCATTTGGTTCTGGATTTGATGATGTATTCGCACAGCGGATTGATGAAGCAGACCGCTATGCCAGATCACTGGTCGCCCCGGGACTTTCGGCGGACGAAGAGCAGATCATGCGACAGGCCAACGCCGGCCTGTTATGGACGAAACAGTTCTACCACTACGTGATTCCCCGCTGGTTGAAGAATCCACGCAAAGGGGAAGATGAGACTCCCTCGCCGGGGCTGCCGAGCCCGCGTAATGCGGACTGGGGGCACTTGTACAATCGGAATATTATTTCGATGCCTGACAAGTGGGAATATCCGTGGTATGCCGCCTGGGATTCGGCTTTTCACCTGGTTCCGTTTTCGAAAATCGATCCCTATTTCGCGAAAGAGCAGGCGATTCTGTTTTTACGCGAATGGTACATGCATCCCAACGGTCAACTGCCCGCTTACGAATGGAACTTCAGCGATGTGAATCCGCCTGTGCACGCCTGGGCCTGCTGGCGCGTCTATCAGATGACTGCGTCCAACGGTGACCGCGATCGCAATTTTCTGGAACGCGTGTTTCAGAAACTGCTGTTGAATTTTACCTGGTGGGTGAACCGCAAAGACATTCGCGGCAAACACGTTTTCAGTGGTGGCTTCCTCGGTCTGGATAATATTGGAATATTCGATCGCTCCAAACCACTGCCGACGGGGGGACACCTGGAACAGGCCGACGGGACCGCCTGGATGGCATTCTACTGTTCCAGCATGCTGTCAATTGCCTTTGAGCTGGCAGATGGAAACCCCGCTTATGAAGATATGGCGTCGAAATTCTTCGAGCATTACGTGTCTATTGCCGAGGCGATGAATTCGTTGGACGGTACCGGTCTGTGGGATGAAGAGGATGGTTTTTATTACGATCATCTGCACCTGGATGGCCGGAGTATTCCTCTGAAAATCCGATCGATAGTCGGGTTGATACCACTGTTTACGGTCGATGTGCTGTTTGATGAGACCATCGACAAACTGCCCGGCTTTCGCAAACGAATGGACTGGTTCCTTAAAAGCCGTCCCGATCTGACCAGGTTCATGACGTACATGGAACGCGATCAGGAGACAGAAAACTGCGGCCGCCGTCTGCTGGCGATCCCTACCCGCGAGCGTCTGTTGCGCATGTTGCGTTATCTGCTGGACGAAGACGAATTTTTATCCAACTACGGGATCCGGTCACTTTCGAAATTTCACGAAGAGCATCCATTCGAATACGACCTGAACGGGGAGCGACTGCGGGTGCAGTATATGCCGGCAGAGTCGGACAGCGGGCTGTTCGGCGGTAATTCCAACTGGCGGGGGCCGATCTGGTTTCCGCTCAACTATCTGTTGATTGAAGCACTGGAACGCTATCATCTGTTTTACGGCAAATCGTTGCGGGTGGAATGTCCGACACGTTCGGGGAATTACATGGATCTGCAGGAAGTGGCCGACGAAATCCGCAAGCGGCTGTCGAATCTGTTCCTTTCGAAAGAAGATGGGGGACGTCCCAGCTACGCGCGGACCGATAGCTTGTTGAACGATCCGCACTGGCGGGACCTGGTTCTGTTCTACGAATATTTCGATGCGGAAACAGGACGCGGTTTAGGTGCCAGCCACCAGACTGGCTGGACGGCACTGATTTCACCGATCCTGGGAACGCTGGCCAGTCGTTGTAAACAGGATGAACATAATAATGAGTCTGCACCGGGGGCGATGCAACCGGCTGATTCTGATTGA
- a CDS encoding sialidase family protein encodes MLTRFMIMFLLTLAVQSQAAEPPQMLFQGEGIHDAEAAGGARTAFAIMRLPDGRFAFYDRYAPAKGPLSLPDAEGKIHALLPHLPEEILASETIMQSGVLNNTQVVLSQDGQIKSVRVQNESLDKESAKKAGLPRYLNTWIDRAGPAGASKPLMTWRGYNGSLMEYQELSTGRLLVPHGSLIPHSRAAPPTGRHETVIQYSDDGGKSWKLSESRLIAPCYPGFNGSNEGACEPSFEELKDGPIWMMMRTTAGFLYESFSSDGGTTWSPARASRFNTSTGPPNIMRHSNGWLVVCWNNCEMPARAEGEGVYGGRDALHIAVSDDEGKTWRGFREIYLDHRRNDNPAENGDRGTAYPLGACTSDGHIVVLAGQGKGGRNPILIDPEWIVETTASTDFTDGLKQWSTYTHHGPARRWWRARAAGAVLIDHPDDKTRKCLHVRKQPDLPADGATWNFPNGWKGSLEARIKVPSGSQGSSIALNDRMFDPTNDFGEELAVFRVSLSDLNLTPDQWHTLRFDWDLSNRLCSLKIDDQQPVELRVRHPTLNGLSYVRFRSTAKETDPRGLLVEQVTVKITDPFAPACSAQEQRAHEQRYVKQVVPSWKEL; translated from the coding sequence ATGCTCACCCGATTCATGATTATGTTCCTGCTGACTCTGGCCGTTCAATCCCAGGCCGCGGAACCGCCACAAATGCTCTTCCAGGGGGAAGGTATTCATGATGCAGAAGCAGCTGGTGGGGCGAGAACGGCTTTCGCCATCATGCGCCTGCCCGACGGGCGTTTTGCGTTTTATGATCGATATGCACCTGCGAAAGGTCCGCTCTCACTGCCAGATGCAGAAGGGAAGATTCACGCACTACTGCCTCACCTGCCAGAAGAAATACTGGCGAGTGAAACGATCATGCAGAGCGGAGTACTCAATAATACTCAGGTTGTTCTATCGCAGGATGGTCAAATCAAAAGTGTTCGGGTTCAGAACGAGTCACTGGACAAGGAGTCTGCGAAAAAAGCAGGACTGCCTCGTTATCTGAATACCTGGATTGATCGTGCAGGACCTGCTGGAGCGAGCAAACCACTCATGACCTGGCGTGGTTACAACGGTTCCCTGATGGAGTACCAGGAGTTGAGTACTGGCCGGCTTCTGGTTCCTCATGGCAGTCTGATCCCCCATTCGCGAGCTGCTCCGCCAACGGGGCGGCATGAGACAGTGATTCAGTACTCTGATGATGGTGGTAAGAGCTGGAAGTTGAGCGAGAGCAGGTTGATCGCTCCCTGTTATCCGGGCTTTAACGGATCAAACGAAGGTGCCTGCGAACCGTCTTTTGAAGAACTGAAAGACGGACCAATCTGGATGATGATGCGAACGACAGCCGGCTTTCTTTATGAATCGTTTTCTTCCGACGGGGGAACGACCTGGAGTCCTGCACGGGCGAGCCGGTTCAATACTTCTACCGGACCGCCGAACATTATGCGTCACAGCAACGGATGGCTGGTCGTGTGTTGGAATAACTGTGAGATGCCAGCACGCGCTGAGGGAGAAGGGGTATATGGCGGCCGCGACGCGCTGCACATTGCGGTCTCTGACGATGAAGGTAAGACCTGGCGCGGATTTCGGGAGATCTACCTGGATCATCGGCGCAATGACAATCCTGCTGAAAATGGTGATCGGGGGACGGCTTATCCGTTAGGTGCCTGCACCAGCGATGGTCACATCGTGGTATTAGCTGGCCAGGGAAAAGGGGGACGCAATCCGATCCTGATTGATCCGGAATGGATCGTAGAAACCACAGCGAGCACCGATTTCACTGACGGATTGAAGCAGTGGTCGACCTATACTCATCATGGTCCTGCCAGGCGCTGGTGGCGCGCACGAGCGGCCGGGGCGGTACTGATCGACCATCCGGATGACAAAACCAGGAAGTGTCTGCATGTTCGCAAACAACCCGATCTCCCCGCGGATGGAGCTACCTGGAATTTTCCCAATGGATGGAAGGGATCGTTGGAAGCTCGAATTAAAGTCCCTTCCGGGTCACAGGGATCGAGCATTGCATTAAATGATCGGATGTTTGATCCGACGAATGACTTCGGCGAAGAGCTTGCTGTCTTTCGGGTATCGTTGAGCGATCTGAACCTGACGCCCGATCAATGGCATACCTTACGATTTGACTGGGATCTCTCCAACCGACTCTGTTCTTTGAAAATTGACGATCAACAGCCGGTCGAACTCCGCGTGCGACATCCGACGTTAAATGGTCTGTCCTATGTTCGCTTCCGATCGACCGCAAAGGAAACGGACCCGCGTGGCTTACTCGTGGAGCAGGTAACAGTAAAAATCACGGATCCGTTTGCGCCGGCCTGCAGTGCGCAGGAGCAACGGGCACACGAACAACGATATGTAAAACAAGTGGTTCCGAGCTGGAAAGAACTGTAG
- a CDS encoding sigma-70 family RNA polymerase sigma factor gives MNNDDNQTTETASEEHVRLIAQAQRRIYAFIFSLVGHATDADDILQETNVVLWRKRETYEPGTNYLAWAFAIARLQVLSHRSEKARKGLKFDDNLLEKIAKVASTETEQYDRRSAALQNCLQKITATQRELIARRYQPNGTVISLAADIGKTSKAVSESLRRVREKLRLCIERTLAAEARL, from the coding sequence ATGAATAACGATGACAATCAAACAACAGAAACGGCATCCGAAGAACATGTCCGGTTAATCGCTCAGGCACAACGCCGGATTTACGCATTCATTTTCTCACTCGTGGGGCATGCGACGGATGCCGATGATATTCTGCAGGAAACGAACGTAGTTCTATGGCGAAAACGGGAGACGTACGAACCGGGCACCAATTACCTGGCCTGGGCGTTTGCGATAGCCCGTCTGCAGGTCCTGTCACATCGATCAGAGAAGGCCCGCAAAGGTCTTAAATTTGATGACAATTTACTGGAGAAGATTGCGAAGGTTGCCAGTACAGAAACCGAGCAATACGACCGCCGCAGTGCCGCACTGCAGAATTGTCTGCAGAAAATCACTGCGACTCAGCGAGAGTTGATCGCGCGGCGTTATCAACCAAACGGCACTGTCATTTCTTTGGCAGCCGATATTGGGAAAACGTCCAAGGCGGTCTCGGAATCGTTGCGGCGGGTTCGGGAGAAACTACGTCTGTGCATTGAACGAACCCTGGCAGCTGAGGCGCGTTTATGA
- a CDS encoding FecR family protein, with protein MSSISPPEERSILLNAMADDVLNAEQELRLIELLQADADFRLEYVRFCQLLTQLRWQYESEPDERLAPDRRVSPVRSVSHTKRRRLTAFTVVMLLMVVVSWLSWNGSTEDPAGKLVSVSGRVEMIRNQQHPLWISPDQLNSHPRTLQQGDRLLTSRGSSATLQLADQTMIRIQPETEITVYPQSKDGISVPSGSIKAKVTPQSPRNPLTFMLPHAEVQVLGTELELLTLPGQSEVAVLEGKVQVTRNSDGARQLVSTGQFLPVTDAEPFSIVNWPRPPDEWSIDFEHGLPAGWEGQRVRHALPNHSRGAIRSIPVQQDMQTVQKIQSPQVPSGLFFWHEDSQLQLRFKIQPPGWFHIYLHARTYQNPRPVLTYCYVDLRLWQTQPGAWKTISIPLSEFRLQTYVKENPGLGCIPLQISFRGESETDGFMIDRIWVTRGNSTPPQIQNDVPTVNDMR; from the coding sequence ATGAGCTCGATTTCACCGCCGGAAGAACGGTCGATCCTGCTCAACGCAATGGCAGATGACGTATTGAACGCAGAACAGGAACTCCGGCTGATCGAACTTTTGCAGGCTGATGCAGATTTTCGTTTAGAGTACGTTCGCTTCTGCCAGCTACTGACTCAGTTACGCTGGCAATATGAGAGCGAACCCGACGAACGACTCGCTCCCGACCGTCGGGTTTCTCCAGTCCGTTCCGTTTCCCACACGAAGAGACGACGGCTCACCGCGTTTACGGTGGTCATGCTGCTGATGGTCGTTGTCAGCTGGCTGAGCTGGAATGGTTCGACAGAAGATCCAGCGGGAAAATTAGTGAGCGTCTCCGGTCGGGTGGAGATGATTCGTAATCAGCAACATCCTTTGTGGATTTCTCCCGATCAACTCAACAGCCATCCTCGCACACTGCAACAGGGAGACCGTTTGCTAACCAGCCGTGGCAGTTCGGCGACTTTACAGCTGGCAGATCAGACCATGATTCGAATTCAGCCGGAAACAGAGATTACCGTTTATCCCCAATCCAAAGACGGAATCAGTGTTCCGTCAGGCAGCATCAAAGCGAAAGTGACGCCCCAAAGTCCTCGTAATCCGCTCACGTTCATGCTCCCCCACGCGGAAGTGCAGGTCCTGGGAACGGAGCTGGAGTTGCTCACACTCCCCGGGCAGAGCGAGGTGGCGGTGCTGGAAGGCAAAGTTCAGGTTACCCGAAACTCTGACGGAGCCAGGCAGTTGGTATCAACTGGCCAGTTCCTGCCGGTTACAGATGCAGAACCATTTTCCATTGTCAACTGGCCGCGCCCCCCCGATGAATGGAGCATCGATTTTGAACATGGCCTCCCGGCCGGCTGGGAGGGGCAACGGGTGAGACATGCACTGCCGAACCATTCGCGGGGAGCCATCAGATCCATCCCCGTTCAGCAGGATATGCAGACGGTTCAGAAAATCCAGTCACCACAGGTCCCGTCCGGCCTGTTTTTCTGGCATGAAGATTCGCAGCTCCAGTTGAGATTCAAAATACAACCTCCAGGTTGGTTTCACATCTATCTGCACGCCCGAACCTATCAGAACCCCCGGCCAGTTTTGACTTACTGCTACGTTGATTTACGTCTCTGGCAGACTCAGCCCGGTGCATGGAAAACCATCAGCATTCCTCTGTCTGAATTTCGTTTGCAGACCTATGTGAAAGAGAACCCGGGGCTTGGTTGTATCCCCTTGCAAATCTCTTTCCGTGGTGAAAGCGAAACGGATGGGTTCATGATCGATCGCATCTGGGTCACGCGTGGAAACAGCACGCCCCCCCAAATCCAGAATGATGTTCCAACAGTAAATGACATGAGGTGA
- a CDS encoding WD40 repeat domain-containing protein, which translates to MRDYLCNRNLFVSLFLWLLTLQGCNRTDSNTATPVPGSSVAASPSEEPLQTEVISRPPATVSAAAAETTATPTVKAQSSPPPVAVAQTDISPRIGPGYFAGKQDAVIYSTPRVEKLSVSPDGRYAVVSRHINAEGSLLQIWDLQSGQVVKECHEPLGVTAVAFSPDSQSLAYGAKDRAVVLQPLSGGPARRWVHHRLSIGGLDFAPDGKQLASLGHDNQLFIWDVATGKLISQAIDGEGRFATQVRFVAPDRLWTLGTDGKLRWYNLKNNALVFKNEIKLPVNTSYQTADDDSLFGRFLDHSLHVISASTGKDAMPPPFQPTLSENNVLKPSQRMTTVAVASQSGEFAFATADGTLTFGNKTKPKQTEQVKIEALVTDLATDQEGRTWVAATGTGDLLVISRNPSTAPRWLEKQETEGPLVAPQFSSDGKTLVTVKGPGNVICMDIGTGLVQQRFTLPESKSMNEKNHITMVVTDSSQIYCGTSTGKVEVLDLKTSTLTKTIPVSRSGSAITSLSLAPDGKQLLAGDAVGNTVWINPLNDSPSVSRQAHKGRVRAATFSPDGRWAATAGEGRTVVIWDVTRQSRRSTLNGHEDVVQALAFSPDSRLLISGDRQGELRLWDPQTGKQVWRSPMRSAELPLQDRPIIAKMLKWPDAFPDEGITSLAFNQEQSVLAVGTVNGYLQTFDLVRFHELSTVFTGGPISDLMFTDDSSSLLVSIVPGEVVRCWQSPRPPKMLSGHDGYIRFAALDESGKRAVTGGHDKQLCVWDVDNGKLIQSLDNEEVVSAGAISPDGLHAVTVGFGTGVIFWDLEQMKRLDKRYGHQGRIWTLAFSPDGKEVATGSEDKSVRIWDYATRKSRISIPLDNAVHFVRFSPDGKKLLTSTSNARGWKFPGRFQLWNSSNGKLLMEFKGHRACVNGAAFSDDGTEITSCGADSQICRWNAATGKQLSDITRRNGLSHINFIPHSPFLVMIRFSNGVFIDDAKSLKRLSEFSVPTRTIGDLNISAKSNRIIAGTQEGRIFVWSMGEE; encoded by the coding sequence ATGAGAGACTATCTTTGTAATCGAAATCTGTTTGTCTCCCTGTTCCTCTGGCTATTGACCCTGCAGGGATGTAACCGTACCGACAGTAACACGGCCACGCCAGTTCCCGGATCCAGTGTGGCGGCCAGTCCCAGTGAAGAACCACTTCAAACAGAGGTGATATCCAGACCACCGGCCACTGTCTCCGCAGCGGCCGCGGAAACGACTGCAACTCCAACAGTAAAAGCACAGTCGTCGCCACCCCCGGTTGCAGTTGCTCAGACTGATATTTCCCCCCGTATCGGTCCCGGCTACTTTGCTGGAAAACAGGATGCTGTTATTTACTCTACTCCACGTGTCGAAAAACTCAGTGTCTCACCGGATGGTCGATATGCTGTCGTCAGTCGTCATATCAATGCCGAGGGATCTTTGTTACAAATCTGGGATCTGCAGTCAGGACAGGTGGTTAAGGAGTGCCACGAACCGTTGGGCGTGACTGCCGTCGCGTTTTCGCCTGACAGTCAGAGCCTGGCTTATGGAGCGAAAGATCGAGCTGTGGTGCTGCAACCGTTATCGGGAGGGCCAGCCAGACGCTGGGTGCACCACCGATTGTCTATCGGAGGGCTCGACTTCGCGCCTGACGGAAAACAACTGGCCAGTCTGGGGCACGATAATCAACTTTTCATCTGGGATGTCGCAACCGGAAAGTTGATTTCCCAGGCCATTGACGGCGAAGGCCGCTTTGCCACTCAGGTCAGATTTGTCGCGCCGGATCGACTGTGGACACTGGGAACGGACGGTAAACTCCGCTGGTATAATCTCAAAAACAATGCGCTTGTTTTCAAGAATGAAATAAAACTCCCGGTAAACACGTCGTATCAGACTGCTGACGATGACAGTCTTTTTGGTCGGTTCCTGGATCACAGTCTGCATGTCATCTCTGCCTCCACGGGAAAAGATGCGATGCCTCCGCCTTTTCAGCCGACGCTCTCTGAAAACAACGTCCTGAAGCCGTCGCAAAGAATGACTACCGTCGCGGTCGCCTCGCAGTCAGGCGAATTTGCGTTTGCGACTGCGGATGGAACACTGACATTCGGGAACAAAACGAAACCCAAACAAACAGAACAAGTGAAAATCGAAGCGCTGGTGACCGACCTGGCGACCGATCAGGAAGGACGGACCTGGGTTGCCGCGACAGGAACAGGGGATTTGCTGGTGATCAGCCGCAATCCATCGACAGCCCCCCGGTGGTTAGAAAAACAGGAAACTGAAGGGCCCCTGGTTGCTCCACAATTCAGTTCCGACGGCAAGACGCTCGTCACTGTGAAAGGTCCAGGCAATGTCATCTGCATGGACATCGGAACCGGCCTGGTACAGCAGCGATTCACTTTGCCTGAATCGAAGTCGATGAACGAGAAGAACCATATAACCATGGTTGTGACTGATTCCAGCCAGATTTATTGTGGAACGAGTACAGGCAAAGTTGAGGTATTGGATTTGAAGACATCCACCTTGACAAAGACCATTCCCGTATCCAGATCGGGATCTGCAATCACATCACTGTCACTGGCACCAGATGGAAAACAGTTACTGGCAGGCGACGCAGTCGGGAACACAGTCTGGATCAATCCGTTGAATGATTCTCCTTCGGTGTCTCGGCAAGCGCATAAAGGCCGGGTCAGAGCGGCGACGTTCTCACCCGATGGACGCTGGGCTGCCACTGCCGGCGAAGGTCGCACTGTTGTGATCTGGGATGTCACCCGGCAATCCAGACGCTCGACCCTGAATGGCCATGAGGATGTCGTCCAGGCACTTGCTTTCAGCCCGGACAGCCGATTGCTGATCAGCGGTGATCGACAGGGAGAACTCAGGCTCTGGGATCCCCAGACCGGTAAACAGGTCTGGAGATCGCCGATGCGCTCCGCTGAGTTGCCACTGCAAGATCGTCCCATAATAGCCAAGATGCTAAAATGGCCGGACGCCTTTCCGGACGAGGGGATTACATCGCTTGCATTCAATCAGGAACAAAGTGTACTGGCAGTCGGTACGGTCAACGGATATCTGCAGACCTTTGATCTCGTGAGGTTTCATGAACTGTCCACGGTCTTCACAGGAGGCCCCATCAGTGACTTGATGTTTACCGACGATAGTTCGTCGCTACTGGTTTCGATCGTTCCGGGAGAGGTGGTCAGATGCTGGCAGTCACCAAGGCCGCCGAAGATGTTATCCGGCCACGATGGCTATATCCGGTTTGCGGCCCTTGATGAATCAGGGAAACGGGCCGTCACCGGTGGTCATGACAAACAACTCTGTGTCTGGGATGTCGATAACGGTAAGTTAATTCAATCGCTGGACAACGAAGAAGTCGTCTCAGCGGGTGCCATTTCACCGGATGGACTACACGCTGTCACAGTTGGTTTCGGGACGGGAGTGATCTTCTGGGATTTGGAACAGATGAAGCGACTCGACAAACGGTACGGCCACCAGGGACGCATCTGGACGCTGGCCTTTAGCCCGGACGGAAAAGAAGTCGCGACAGGATCGGAAGATAAATCAGTCAGGATCTGGGACTATGCGACACGGAAGTCACGGATTTCCATCCCCCTTGACAACGCAGTCCACTTCGTCAGGTTTTCTCCTGATGGTAAAAAACTCTTGACCAGCACCAGTAACGCGCGTGGTTGGAAATTCCCGGGCCGTTTCCAACTCTGGAACTCCAGCAATGGAAAGCTGCTGATGGAATTCAAAGGGCATCGCGCCTGTGTCAATGGGGCGGCCTTCAGTGATGACGGAACTGAAATCACTTCGTGTGGTGCAGACAGCCAGATCTGCAGGTGGAATGCTGCCACCGGAAAGCAACTGAGCGACATAACACGGCGGAATGGTTTGTCTCACATCAATTTCATTCCGCATAGCCCGTTTCTGGTTATGATTCGCTTCAGTAATGGGGTATTCATTGATGATGCCAAATCACTCAAGCGGTTGTCGGAGTTCTCTGTTCCAACACGGACAATTGGAGACTTGAATATTTCGGCGAAAAGCAACCGGATCATCGCCGGCACTCAAGAGGGGCGAATTTTTGTGTGGAGTATGGGAGAAGAATAA